A single region of the Anoplolepis gracilipes chromosome 1, ASM4749672v1, whole genome shotgun sequence genome encodes:
- the Tio gene encoding protein tiptop isoform X2 codes for MLLFIVAERQLDLSGEDGVEGSAPGTDLQGEEGDCVDEDGPISPSERGCAPIAKEDEDADGTDEEDDEEASPPTPPPSATSRLNPTILRDTGPPDREPMSPRCPSRDSRESSGPATGSPPPPATRSSASPVSPSSIVPLPLGTHPLLPPHSAAVMAAYLQQTHQRLLLGHSPLSRGSVSPLVSSSCSPPAATPGLLVSPTSVGEISPSATPLPAVLDFSTRKASPTEEDEEEQILNLSKPPTPSSSIETNNGPLDLSVSSRKRPETENLSPPPPRKSSRLASSTSSTSHQETGPGVAPSGFGRPPIVSPWTSPVVASHFPYFAAAVAAVTSQQQLSPKSTSGVVDHHQLWNGKMKPPTALEKPYQPSEATKALEKMSELSKLGGEDLFRSSSGGGAAVTGASAPATTSSSRHSAWQSHWLNKGADQAKDVLKCVWCKQSFPTLAAMTTHMKEAKHCGVNMPVPPPAPGMHSQQTSMPTIPPPQQPHQPQTSNSNTGSNNSATPSSKQSPSDLNLLIKETMPLPRKLVRGQDVWLGKGAEQTRQILKCMWCGQSFRSLAEMTSHMQQTQHYTNIISQEQIISWKSSDDSKGSNATGAAGGGGNAGGGSNTGVPPGGGSGPHGGNNGGPGAGATSSHVSAVLTCKVCDQAFSSLKELSNHMVKNSHYKEHIMRSITESGGRRRQTREKRKKSLPVRKLLELERAQNEFKNGDAAANLTHSLGKQASRITCEKCGEKIETPLFVEHIRQCVGAGTVGVNQRNFLKNALMSNHLSSTLPPTESGRKSVNEETSSISSRHHRSPSSASDATTPGKDTPTPNANESTPPMGTSPSVLNAIEKLIEKSFDSRVRHGTPGMHHAQPGAPMGTSILKRLGIDESVDYTKPLVDPQTMNLLRTYQQQHQQQHYNANVAARRERSGSESSSISERGSGRTDTMTPERRMDLSTTSHERHSSSLAHHHRATPEKQTAPLPSRHHQITEESGDEESSTVVVKKEPRDEETEERGANEDEQQQSQSTREVFVKKEIVDDCRDEEDQSSYNHRRSSLHETPEDGREVLSPRMNPPTPRPSNQVEQIARSPCRNSTSSPTSSDRSVTPRGTPDTKASSSLGALSSMFDSLSGGGGGGGGGGGGGGSNVDSQGRKTSSHPLAALQKLCDKTETRGPSASGASRSGGSSTATIGPGSGSTVAGVTGSGPGPTPGAILAFSWACNDAVVTADSIMKCAFCDTPFISKGAYRHHLSKMHFVKDGVIPDPLTIGRSAAAAAAAAAASQGTSGGPSRNSSSPPTSQRNKSPPLPQANGSPSQSAASPLEESPHSKFLKYTELAKQLSSKYV; via the exons GGGAGGACGGCGTCGAAGGCTCTGCGCCTGGTACGGACCTCCAAGGCGAGGAGGGCGATTGCGTCGACGAAGATGGCCCTATTAGTCCTAGCGAAAGAGGTTGTGCGCCCATTGCGAAAGAGGACGAAGATGCCGATGGAACGGATGAAGAGGACGATGAGGAGGCATCGCCGCCTACGCCACCGCCTTCCGCTACCTCGAGATTAAATCCAACTATCTTGAGAGACACGGGACCTCCAGACAG GGAGCCAATGAGTCCGCGCTGTCCCTCGAGAGATTCTCGGGAATCGTCCGGTCCAGCGACCGGAAGTCCCCCACCACCTGCTACCAGGAGCAGCGCGAGCCCAGTCAGTCCAAGTAGTATCGTGCCTCTACCCCTTGGAACTCACCCCCTGCTACCACCCCATTCTGCAGCAGTCATGGCGGCGTATCTGCAACAAACTCATCAGCGCCTCCTTCTCGGTCACTCGCCTTTATCGCGCGGTTCGGTATCACCACTGGTTTCCTCGTCGTGTTCGCCACCAGCCGCTACCCCTGGCCTCTTGGTATCGCCCACCAGCGTTGGGGAGATCTCACCGTCAGCGACACCCTTGCCGGCTGTGCTGGACTTTAGCACGAGGAAAGCGTCCCCGACCGAAGAGGATGAGGAAGAACAGATATTAAATCTCAGCAAACCGCCTACGCCGTCTTCCTCGATAGAGACGAACAATGGTCCGTTGGATCTTTCAGTATCCAGCAGAAAACGACCCGAGACGGAAAATTTGTCGCCTCCCCCACCACGCAAGTCATCGAGATTGGCCTCTTCGACGAGTTCTACGAGCCATCAAGAAACGGGGCCGGGAGTTGCACCATCTGGTTTTGGCCGACCACCCATAGTATCCCCCTGGACATCTCCGGTGGTGGCCTCACATTTCCCGTACTTCGCTGCAGCAGTAGCAGCAGTTACTAGTCAGCAGCAGCTTTCACCGAAGAGCACTAGCGGTGTAGTGGATCATCATCAGCTTTGGAACGGGAAGATGAAACCGCCAACAGCGCTGGAAAAACCGTATCAACCTAGCGAAGCTACGAAGGCGCTCGAGAAAATGAGCGAGTTGAGCAAACTTGGCGGCGAGGACCTCTTCAGATCATCTTCCGGAGGCGGTGCTGCCGTAACGGGTGCCAGCGCGCCGGCCACAACGTCCAGCAGTCGTCACAGCGCCTGGCAGTCTCACTGGTTGAACAAAGGAGCCGATCAGGCCAAGGACGTTCTAAAATGCGTGTGGTGCAAACAGAGTTTTCCAACTCTGGCAGCGATGACGACGCACATGAAGGAGGCGAAGCACTGTGGCGTCAATATGCCAGTACCACCTCCGGCGCCAGGAATGCACTCGCAGCAGACAAGCATGCCAACCATACCGCCACCTCAACAACCGCATCAACCGCAAACTTCCAACAGTAACACAGGTAGCAACAACTCGGCTACACCCAGCAGCAAGCAAAGTCCATCCGATTTGAATCTTTTAATCAAAGAAACAATGCCACTACCGCGGAAGCTCGTGCGAGGCCAGGACGTCTGGTTAGGCAAAGGTGCCGAGCAAACGCGGCAGATCCTCAAATGCATGTGGTGCGGGCAGAGTTTCCGTTCGCTGGCCGAAATGACTTCGCATATGCAACAAACGCAGCATTACACAAACATTATTTCTCAGGAGCAAATAATATCCTGGAAGTCGTCCGATGACAGCAAGGGCTCCAACGCTACTGGCGCTGCCGGGGGTGGCGGAAATGCCGGGGGAGGAAGCAATACAGGCGTACCACCGGGTGGAGGATCTGGGCCTCACGGTGGAAACAATGGCGGTCCTGGTGCTGGGGCAACAAGCAGTCATGTTAGTGCCGTGCTAACTTGCAAGGTTTGCGATCAAGCGTTCAGTTCTCTGAAGGAATTGAGTAACCACATGGTGAAGAATTCGCATTACAAGGAACACATAATGCGCTCGATTACAGAGAGTGGGGGACGTCGACGGCAAACGCGGGAAAAGCGAAAAAAGTCACTGCCCGTGAGGAAATTGCTAGAACTGGAACGCGCGcagaatgaatttaaaaatggcGATGCTGCCGCCAATCTGACTCATAGCCTCGGCAAGCAAGCCAGTAGAATTACATGCGAAAAATGCGGGGAGAAGATCGAAACTCCGCTCTTTGTCGAGCATATACGTCAATGCGTCGGTGCAGGCACGGTGGGCGTCAATCAGCGAAACTTTTTGAAGAACGCGCTCATGTCCAATCATTTATCTTCAACGCTACCGCCAACCGAGAGCGGACGTAAGAGCGTGAATGAGGAAACGTCTTCGATATCGTCGAGGCATCACCGATCTCCATCCTCTGCCAGCGACGCGACTACGCCTGGTAAAGATACTCCTACACCGAACGCCAACGAAAGTACCCCTCCAATGGGTACCTCGCCATCGGTTTTGAACGCGATAGAAAAGCTCATTGAAAAGAGTTTTGATTCTCGCGTGAGGCACGGCACACCCGGTATGCATCACGCTCAACCCGGCGCACCTATGGGTACAAGCATTCTCAAGCGCTTAGGTATCGACGAGAGCGTGGATTACACGAAACCTCTAGTGGATCCGCAAACGATGAATTTACTTCGAACTTATCAACAGCAGCATCAGCAACAACATTACAACGCGAATGTTGCAGCCAGAAGGGAGCGAAGCGGTAGCGAGTCCAGTTCAATATCAGAGCGAGGAAGCGGTAGAACAGATACCATGACACCAGAAAGACGCATGGATCTGTCTACCACGAGTCACGAAAGACACTCGAGTTCTCTGGCTCATCATCATCGTGCCACTCCAGAGAAACAGACTGCGCCGTTACCTAGTCGCCATCATCAAATTACAGAAGAATCCGGAGATGAAGAATCGTCTACCGTGGTGGTAAAGAAAGAGCCGAGGGACGAAGAGACAGAGGAACGAGGCGCGAACGAGGACGAGCAACAGCAATCGCAATCGACGAGGGAAGTGTTTGTGAAGAAGGAGATAGTGGACGACTGCAGAGACGAGGAGGATCAGAGTTCCTACAATCACCGACGAAGCAGCCTCCATGAAACGCCGGAGGACGGACGAGAGGTTCTGTCACCTCGCATGAATCCACCTACGCCACGGCCGAGCAACCAGGTGGAACAGATTGCGCGTAGCCCCTGTAGAAACAGCACGAGTAGTCCTACCAGCAGCGATCGATCGGTCACGCCACGTGGTACGCCCGACACCAAAGCGTCGAGTAGTCTTGGAGCGCTTTCCTCCATGTTCGACAGCTTGtccggtggcggcggcggcggcggcggcggcggcggaggCGGTGGAAGCAACGTCGACTCGCAAGGACGCAAAACCAGCAGCCATCCTCTCGCAGCGTTGCAGAAATTGTGCGACAAGACGGAGACGCGAGGTCCGAGCGCCAGCGGCGCTTCAAGATCCGGAGGTAGTTCCACAGCTACCATCGGACCAGGCAGCGGTAGCACGGTAGCAGGAGTGACCGGTTCGGGTCCCGGACCAACACCCGGTGCCATTTTGGCGTTCAGCTGGGCCTGCAACGATGCGGTAGTTACCGCAGATTCGATCATGAAATGCGCATTCTGCGATACGCCCTTCATTTCAAAGGGCGCCTACAGGCATCACCTCTCCAAGATGCACTTTGTCAAGGACGGCGTCATCCCGGATCCATTGACTATCGGCAGGTCGGCCGCAGCGGCCGCAGCCGCTGCGGCGGCCTCCCAGGGCACTTCCGGTGGCCCGAGTCGCAACTCCTCGTCGCCGCCGACGTCGCAGCGCAACAAGTCGCCGCCGCTTCCACAAGCAAACGGTAGCCCGTCACAGTCAGCGGCTTCTCCCCTCGAGGAGAGCCCGCACTCCAAATTTCTCAAGTATACGGAGCTGGCAAAGCAATTGTCCAGTAAGTACGTATAG
- the Tio gene encoding protein tiptop isoform X3, protein MPRRKQHAPQRMKWEDGVEGSAPGTDLQGEEGDCVDEDGPISPSERGCAPIAKEDEDADGTDEEDDEEASPPTPPPSATSRLNPTILRDTGPPDREPMSPRCPSRDSRESSGPATGSPPPPATRSSASPVSPSSIVPLPLGTHPLLPPHSAAVMAAYLQQTHQRLLLGHSPLSRGSVSPLVSSSCSPPAATPGLLVSPTSVGEISPSATPLPAVLDFSTRKASPTEEDEEEQILNLSKPPTPSSSIETNNGPLDLSVSSRKRPETENLSPPPPRKSSRLASSTSSTSHQETGPGVAPSGFGRPPIVSPWTSPVVASHFPYFAAAVAAVTSQQQLSPKSTSGVVDHHQLWNGKMKPPTALEKPYQPSEATKALEKMSELSKLGGEDLFRSSSGGGAAVTGASAPATTSSSRHSAWQSHWLNKGADQAKDVLKCVWCKQSFPTLAAMTTHMKEAKHCGVNMPVPPPAPGMHSQQTSMPTIPPPQQPHQPQTSNSNTGSNNSATPSSKQSPSDLNLLIKETMPLPRKLVRGQDVWLGKGAEQTRQILKCMWCGQSFRSLAEMTSHMQQTQHYTNIISQEQIISWKSSDDSKGSNATGAAGGGGNAGGGSNTGVPPGGGSGPHGGNNGGPGAGATSSHVSAVLTCKVCDQAFSSLKELSNHMVKNSHYKEHIMRSITESGGRRRQTREKRKKSLPVRKLLELERAQNEFKNGDAAANLTHSLGKQASRITCEKCGEKIETPLFVEHIRQCVGAGTVGVNQRNFLKNALMSNHLSSTLPPTESGRKSVNEETSSISSRHHRSPSSASDATTPGKDTPTPNANESTPPMGTSPSVLNAIEKLIEKSFDSRVRHGTPGMHHAQPGAPMGTSILKRLGIDESVDYTKPLVDPQTMNLLRTYQQQHQQQHYNANVAARRERSGSESSSISERGSGRTDTMTPERRMDLSTTSHERHSSSLAHHHRATPEKQTAPLPSRHHQITEESGDEESSTVVVKKEPRDEETEERGANEDEQQQSQSTREVFVKKEIVDDCRDEEDQSSYNHRRSSLHETPEDGREVLSPRMNPPTPRPSNQVEQIARSPCRNSTSSPTSSDRSVTPRGTPDTKASSSLGALSSMFDSLSGGGGGGGGGGGGGGSNVDSQGRKTSSHPLAALQKLCDKTETRGPSASGASRSGGSSTATIGPGSGSTVAGVTGSGPGPTPGAILAFSWACNDAVVTADSIMKCAFCDTPFISKGAYRHHLSKMHFVKDGVIPDPLTIGRSAAAAAAAAAASQGTSGGPSRNSSSPPTSQRNKSPPLPQANGSPSQSAASPLEESPHSKFLKYTELAKQLSSKYV, encoded by the exons GGGAGGACGGCGTCGAAGGCTCTGCGCCTGGTACGGACCTCCAAGGCGAGGAGGGCGATTGCGTCGACGAAGATGGCCCTATTAGTCCTAGCGAAAGAGGTTGTGCGCCCATTGCGAAAGAGGACGAAGATGCCGATGGAACGGATGAAGAGGACGATGAGGAGGCATCGCCGCCTACGCCACCGCCTTCCGCTACCTCGAGATTAAATCCAACTATCTTGAGAGACACGGGACCTCCAGACAG GGAGCCAATGAGTCCGCGCTGTCCCTCGAGAGATTCTCGGGAATCGTCCGGTCCAGCGACCGGAAGTCCCCCACCACCTGCTACCAGGAGCAGCGCGAGCCCAGTCAGTCCAAGTAGTATCGTGCCTCTACCCCTTGGAACTCACCCCCTGCTACCACCCCATTCTGCAGCAGTCATGGCGGCGTATCTGCAACAAACTCATCAGCGCCTCCTTCTCGGTCACTCGCCTTTATCGCGCGGTTCGGTATCACCACTGGTTTCCTCGTCGTGTTCGCCACCAGCCGCTACCCCTGGCCTCTTGGTATCGCCCACCAGCGTTGGGGAGATCTCACCGTCAGCGACACCCTTGCCGGCTGTGCTGGACTTTAGCACGAGGAAAGCGTCCCCGACCGAAGAGGATGAGGAAGAACAGATATTAAATCTCAGCAAACCGCCTACGCCGTCTTCCTCGATAGAGACGAACAATGGTCCGTTGGATCTTTCAGTATCCAGCAGAAAACGACCCGAGACGGAAAATTTGTCGCCTCCCCCACCACGCAAGTCATCGAGATTGGCCTCTTCGACGAGTTCTACGAGCCATCAAGAAACGGGGCCGGGAGTTGCACCATCTGGTTTTGGCCGACCACCCATAGTATCCCCCTGGACATCTCCGGTGGTGGCCTCACATTTCCCGTACTTCGCTGCAGCAGTAGCAGCAGTTACTAGTCAGCAGCAGCTTTCACCGAAGAGCACTAGCGGTGTAGTGGATCATCATCAGCTTTGGAACGGGAAGATGAAACCGCCAACAGCGCTGGAAAAACCGTATCAACCTAGCGAAGCTACGAAGGCGCTCGAGAAAATGAGCGAGTTGAGCAAACTTGGCGGCGAGGACCTCTTCAGATCATCTTCCGGAGGCGGTGCTGCCGTAACGGGTGCCAGCGCGCCGGCCACAACGTCCAGCAGTCGTCACAGCGCCTGGCAGTCTCACTGGTTGAACAAAGGAGCCGATCAGGCCAAGGACGTTCTAAAATGCGTGTGGTGCAAACAGAGTTTTCCAACTCTGGCAGCGATGACGACGCACATGAAGGAGGCGAAGCACTGTGGCGTCAATATGCCAGTACCACCTCCGGCGCCAGGAATGCACTCGCAGCAGACAAGCATGCCAACCATACCGCCACCTCAACAACCGCATCAACCGCAAACTTCCAACAGTAACACAGGTAGCAACAACTCGGCTACACCCAGCAGCAAGCAAAGTCCATCCGATTTGAATCTTTTAATCAAAGAAACAATGCCACTACCGCGGAAGCTCGTGCGAGGCCAGGACGTCTGGTTAGGCAAAGGTGCCGAGCAAACGCGGCAGATCCTCAAATGCATGTGGTGCGGGCAGAGTTTCCGTTCGCTGGCCGAAATGACTTCGCATATGCAACAAACGCAGCATTACACAAACATTATTTCTCAGGAGCAAATAATATCCTGGAAGTCGTCCGATGACAGCAAGGGCTCCAACGCTACTGGCGCTGCCGGGGGTGGCGGAAATGCCGGGGGAGGAAGCAATACAGGCGTACCACCGGGTGGAGGATCTGGGCCTCACGGTGGAAACAATGGCGGTCCTGGTGCTGGGGCAACAAGCAGTCATGTTAGTGCCGTGCTAACTTGCAAGGTTTGCGATCAAGCGTTCAGTTCTCTGAAGGAATTGAGTAACCACATGGTGAAGAATTCGCATTACAAGGAACACATAATGCGCTCGATTACAGAGAGTGGGGGACGTCGACGGCAAACGCGGGAAAAGCGAAAAAAGTCACTGCCCGTGAGGAAATTGCTAGAACTGGAACGCGCGcagaatgaatttaaaaatggcGATGCTGCCGCCAATCTGACTCATAGCCTCGGCAAGCAAGCCAGTAGAATTACATGCGAAAAATGCGGGGAGAAGATCGAAACTCCGCTCTTTGTCGAGCATATACGTCAATGCGTCGGTGCAGGCACGGTGGGCGTCAATCAGCGAAACTTTTTGAAGAACGCGCTCATGTCCAATCATTTATCTTCAACGCTACCGCCAACCGAGAGCGGACGTAAGAGCGTGAATGAGGAAACGTCTTCGATATCGTCGAGGCATCACCGATCTCCATCCTCTGCCAGCGACGCGACTACGCCTGGTAAAGATACTCCTACACCGAACGCCAACGAAAGTACCCCTCCAATGGGTACCTCGCCATCGGTTTTGAACGCGATAGAAAAGCTCATTGAAAAGAGTTTTGATTCTCGCGTGAGGCACGGCACACCCGGTATGCATCACGCTCAACCCGGCGCACCTATGGGTACAAGCATTCTCAAGCGCTTAGGTATCGACGAGAGCGTGGATTACACGAAACCTCTAGTGGATCCGCAAACGATGAATTTACTTCGAACTTATCAACAGCAGCATCAGCAACAACATTACAACGCGAATGTTGCAGCCAGAAGGGAGCGAAGCGGTAGCGAGTCCAGTTCAATATCAGAGCGAGGAAGCGGTAGAACAGATACCATGACACCAGAAAGACGCATGGATCTGTCTACCACGAGTCACGAAAGACACTCGAGTTCTCTGGCTCATCATCATCGTGCCACTCCAGAGAAACAGACTGCGCCGTTACCTAGTCGCCATCATCAAATTACAGAAGAATCCGGAGATGAAGAATCGTCTACCGTGGTGGTAAAGAAAGAGCCGAGGGACGAAGAGACAGAGGAACGAGGCGCGAACGAGGACGAGCAACAGCAATCGCAATCGACGAGGGAAGTGTTTGTGAAGAAGGAGATAGTGGACGACTGCAGAGACGAGGAGGATCAGAGTTCCTACAATCACCGACGAAGCAGCCTCCATGAAACGCCGGAGGACGGACGAGAGGTTCTGTCACCTCGCATGAATCCACCTACGCCACGGCCGAGCAACCAGGTGGAACAGATTGCGCGTAGCCCCTGTAGAAACAGCACGAGTAGTCCTACCAGCAGCGATCGATCGGTCACGCCACGTGGTACGCCCGACACCAAAGCGTCGAGTAGTCTTGGAGCGCTTTCCTCCATGTTCGACAGCTTGtccggtggcggcggcggcggcggcggcggcggcggaggCGGTGGAAGCAACGTCGACTCGCAAGGACGCAAAACCAGCAGCCATCCTCTCGCAGCGTTGCAGAAATTGTGCGACAAGACGGAGACGCGAGGTCCGAGCGCCAGCGGCGCTTCAAGATCCGGAGGTAGTTCCACAGCTACCATCGGACCAGGCAGCGGTAGCACGGTAGCAGGAGTGACCGGTTCGGGTCCCGGACCAACACCCGGTGCCATTTTGGCGTTCAGCTGGGCCTGCAACGATGCGGTAGTTACCGCAGATTCGATCATGAAATGCGCATTCTGCGATACGCCCTTCATTTCAAAGGGCGCCTACAGGCATCACCTCTCCAAGATGCACTTTGTCAAGGACGGCGTCATCCCGGATCCATTGACTATCGGCAGGTCGGCCGCAGCGGCCGCAGCCGCTGCGGCGGCCTCCCAGGGCACTTCCGGTGGCCCGAGTCGCAACTCCTCGTCGCCGCCGACGTCGCAGCGCAACAAGTCGCCGCCGCTTCCACAAGCAAACGGTAGCCCGTCACAGTCAGCGGCTTCTCCCCTCGAGGAGAGCCCGCACTCCAAATTTCTCAAGTATACGGAGCTGGCAAAGCAATTGTCCAGTAAGTACGTATAG